The proteins below come from a single Lates calcarifer isolate ASB-BC8 linkage group LG11, TLL_Latcal_v3, whole genome shotgun sequence genomic window:
- the ep300b gene encoding histone acetyltransferase p300 isoform X4, which translates to MADNVLESGPPSAKRPKLSSPALSVSASDGNDFGSLFDLEHDLPDELISSSDLGLTNGGDASHTSLGGVGGGIGVGGSQDAAAKHKQLSELLRAGAPAQQGGPTSNSTAPGASMGMMGGVSVSPGGPQGMPPQGQQQQPGLMQQVGMVGGVAALNRAAAMMGAQKGNAGQQQQGLMGGQVMNGSPRMGYPSSAGMGNSSNLLAETLQQQQGGQPMGPGSQAGMRPQQPGALNKMNMMANAGPYGGPYGQSAGQGLPGAGLGPQLQNKAGLPNNMATQFNMDKKAPPGQGMPGMASQQQQPGAVGGVSVGGAAAVGAAQVGLGAVGAGPGAAPPTADPEKRKLIQQQLVLLLHAHKCQRREQANGEVRQCNLPHCRTMKNVLNHMTHCQAGKSCQVAHCASSRQIISHWKNCTRHDCPVCLPLKNAGDKRNQQSLVNSAGVGLVNSLGSGVPGGQSNTPNLNPPSQIDPSSIERAYAALGLTYQGNQMPQQQPQANMPNQGLQGQPGIRTLNTMGGNSMGVNGGVGVQPPNQQSTLLPDAMLHNNMNAQSLMNDGVGNLGSMPTATPPSAAGMRKSWHEDITQDLRNHLVHKLVQAIFPTPDPAALKDRRMENLVAYARKVEGDMYESANSRAEYYHLLAEKIYKIQKELEEKRRTRLQKQGMMPGQPGIPTSGLPQGPPNMGQPPMAPGQPPNGPHADPSMARPAGPNQMVNRMQNPAGMNQFGQMGMQPMGQRSTPPLPLNPPMNQMGMGATRMGQPNATQLQNQYLPTGQFPGSSPGLGSGPVGMNQPGPQTTVPPQNPMSTPPSLPASSPAAQSASSVPGSGAPGGSMGTGSASGAGPLPNLPPSSTPTQPNSYPHCPSIRTNSPSPARSLTPQPHQTPPTLPGSQTPQPLTPSTPQLPPPQHPQQQQQQQQQASQQQQQQQQQQPPQPQPQPPGQMVNSEKASQLPQQTLGGVASSGPQAGQASSVPNQNAHVPLQLPQTPLSAKPSLTADGQVSSPASVNSSADPSSQLALADGPAPSQEDIKMEVKKQEEDDEGADTQGEGKGKMGKGQPDVKTEEKPEIKKEKSSGDGCKGEPMDTSSSVSSSVATGEDKKPEVKKEPKEEEEGSGSTGTNSSPASTQSKKKIFKPEELRQALMPTLEALYRQDPESLPFRQPVDPQLLGIPDYFDIVKNPMDLSTIKRKLDTGQYQEPWQYVEDIWLMFNNAWLYNRKTSRVYKYCSKLAEVFESEIDPVMQGLGYCCGRKFEFSPQTLCCYGKQLCTIQRDAAYFSYQNSSPKYGLLADRYHFCEKCFNEIQGESVSLGDDPSQPQTSINKDQFQRKKNDTLDPELLVECIDCGRKMHQICVLHHETIWPSGFVCDNCLKKANKTRKENKYAAKRLPQTKLGSFLETRVNDYLKRQSHPESGEVTIRVVHVSDKVVEVKPGMKSRFVDSGEMAESFPYRMKALFAFEDIDGADVCFFGMHVQEYGSDCPPPNQRRVYISYLDSVHFFRPRHLRTTVYHEILIGYLEYVRRQGFTTGHIWACPPSEGDDYIFHCHPADQKIPKPKRLQEWYKKMLDKAVAERIVHDYKDIFKQATEDRLTSAKELPYFEGDFWPNVLEESIKELEQEEEERKREENSTSNESTDATKGDSKNAKKKNNKKTSKNKSSLSRANKKKPGMPNVSNDLSQKLYATMEKHKEVFFVIRLIAGPTANSLPPITDSDPLMACDLMDGRDAFLTLARDKHLEFSSLRRSKWSSMCMLVELHNQSQDRFVYTCNECKHHVETRFHCTVCEDYDLCITCYNTKGHEHKMDKLGLGLDDDSNNQSAAATQSPGDSRRLSIQRCIQSLVHACQCRNANCSLPSCQKMKRVVQHTKGCKRKTNGGCPICKQLIALCCYHAKHCQENKCPVPFCLNIKQKLRQQQLQHRLQQAQMLRRRMASMQRVGQPAGGPPGGPVVGLPSPGNNGTTAPSTPTSGGTQPPTPQTPTQTMPPVPQQGMGPGPGVQQPQQHQQQQQQLQPAGMHSQGGMPPQHTLHHQFPQMAGGGGGGGAGGIMSSPQHQQQMLPQVQQQQQSGAGTNPQQLQQHPNNLPPYGSRPPGSSPIHQSQGKPVLGSATPPQQQPGGTVMAGSVGGQQPPSQPQGQPPLSQQQQQPPSGPPPAAVEIAMKIQQVADAQRKMALQRQAAQAAAGLMPPLPHHQQGQGQQMGMGHPGAVGMVGPQGMPPQTAAVATARAHMDQQQGAPPGIMVGAGGPMQQPPQQGNLPQGQIPSQVQLQQQRMGAPLQNPQQQQQQWAGQGMPPQQRQAMMNQMGHPAMMAAQQQQQQQQLQQQQQQQQHQQAQGHAALINMAQQQQQQQQGAGGGVPGGAVPGAAGVPGAGAAGGNIPQAALQDLLRTLRSPSSPLQQQQVLNILRSNPQLMAAFIKQRASKYKGVQGGPGGPGGVPGGPGPTGGPVGNVMAGGGPQVNMNAAGAGQPGMHMGGQGGTNVNMATMAQLQQVQQQQQQQQLQQQQQLQQQQRPMLSGLQQQQVAALQQQQQQQQQQQGGGRGMQGQGPQMGNLNTTQFREMLMRRHLQQQQQQQQQQQQQQQQQQQMGVNHGQFQQPQPPQGQGYMGQPGMQPPTVGQGPPGGPPLGPQQPGGPPGQQGQGYPGSVAQQQAAAALQHRLQHQHHLQMQQQNAMAGLPGGDAGPGGGGVGGPQQPPQGPQPPQSGPPPPSSQALLQQALHQRLLQQQQQHLGPGGSPAQHSNPMSPQQPQQMAQSPHPHLQGQPLPTSLANQVRSPQPSPRPQSQPPHSSPSPRMQPQPSPHHISPQMQTGSPHPGHLNQHHPGMVVPPQQQQQPPTQQQQQNSMEQFGSDQNAMLSQLSGMAGLHGPGGSGQDPLGQNMNHNPLDIM; encoded by the exons ATGAATATGATGGCCAACGCGGGCCCCTATGGCGGTCCGTACGGCCAGTCTGCTGGCCAGGGGCTGCCTGGAGCAGGGCTGGGCCCACAGCTCCAGAATAAGGCAGGACTGCCCAACAATATGGCCACTCAGTTCAACATGGACAAGAAGGCGCCACCGGGTCAAGGCATGCCTGGGATG gcatctcagcagcagcaacccGGAGCGGTTGGTGGTGTATCTGTCGGCGGAGCGGCAGCGGTGGGAGCTGCCCAGGTTGGGCTTGGTGCCGTAGGGGCAGGTCCCGGTGCAGCACCCCCTACTGCAGACCCTGAGAAGAGGAAGCTGATTCAACAGCAGCTGGTCCTCTTGCTCCATGCGCACAAGTGCCAGCGAAGGGAGCAGGCCAACGGTGAAGTGCGGCAGTGCAACCTGCCCCACTGCCGCACCATGAAGAATGTGCTCAACCACATGACTCATTGCCAGGCTGGCAAATCCTGCCAGG tggCACACTGTGCCTCATCCAGACAGATCATCTCTCATTGGAAGAATTGCACACGACACGACTGTCCTGTATGCCTGCCACTGAAAAATGCTGGAGACAAGAGGAACCAGCAGT CTCTTGTCAACAGTGCAGGTGTGGGTTTGGTGAACTCTTTAGGTTCAGGAGTGCCAGGTGGACAGTCCAACACTCCAAATCTGAACCCTCCCAGCCAGATTGACCCCAGCTCCATAGAGAGGGCCTACGCTGCATTGGGCCTCACTTACCAGGGCAACCAGATGCCACAGCAGCAACCACAGGCCAACATGCCAAACCAGGGGCTGCAGGGGCAGCCTGGGATAAGGACTCTAAACACCATGG GAGGAAACTCTATGGGAGTGAATGGTGGAGTGGGAGTGCAGCCCCCCAACCAGCAGTCCACCCTACTGCCAGATGCCATGTTACACAACAACATGAATGCACAGAG TTTGATGAATGATGGTGTGGGGAACCTGGGCTCCATGCCCACAGCAACTCCTCCTTCTGCTGCAGGCATGAGGAAGTCTTGGCATGAAGACATCACGCAGGACCTCCGCAATCACCTCGTCCACAAGCT tGTGCAGGCCATCTTCCCCACTCCTGACCCAGCTGCACTGAAGGATCGACGGATGGAGAATCTGGTGGCTTACGCTCGAAAAGTAGAGGGAGACATGTACGAGTCAGCCAACAGCAGG GCGGAGTACTACCACCTGCTGGCAGAGAAGATCTACAAGATCCAaaaggagctggaggaaaagaggaggacaCGACTCCAGAAGCAGGGCATGATGCCCGGCCAACCTGGAATACCCACCTCAGGCCTCCCACAGGGGCCTCCCAACATGGGACAGCCGCCCATGGCCCCAGGGCAACCCCCAA ATGGTCCTCATGCTGATCCGTCCATGGCCCGACCAGCTGGACCCAATCAGATGGTCAACAGGATGCAGAACCCAGCAG GAATGAACCAGTTTGGTCAGATGGGGATGCAGCCAATGGGTCAGAGGTCgacacctcctcttcctcttaaTCCTCCAATGAACCAG ATGGGTATGGGAGCAACAAGAATGGGCCAGCCCAACGCCACACAGTTACAGAACCAGTACCTCCCCACGGGCCAATTTCCTGGGTCCAGTCCCGGACTTGGTTCTGGTCCTGTTGGCATGAATCAGCCAGGGCCACAGACTACAGTGCCACCG CAGAACCCGATGTCAACGCCGCCTTCCCTCCCAGCCAGCAGCCCCGCAGCACAGTCCGCCTCTTCTGTTCCGGGCTCCGGAGCCCCTGGAGGCTCCATGGGGACTGGTAGTGCCAGTGGTGCCGGGCCTCTACCCAACTTGCCTCCatcctccacccccacccagcCCAACTCCTACCCTCACTGCCCATCCATCCGAACAAACTCCCCGTCACCAGCACGCAGCTTAACGCCTCAGCCCCATCAAACACCCCCCACGTTACCTGGCTCTCAGACCCCACAGCCGCTGACCCCCAGCACACCCCAGCTCCCCCCACCACAACAtccgcagcagcagcaacaacagcagcaacaagcttcgcagcagcagcagcagcagcagcagcagcagccgccgcAGCCGCAGCCGCAGCCACCAGGGCAGATGGTGAACTCTGAGAAGGCCAGTCAGCTCCCACAGCAGACACTTGGGGGCGTGGCTTCCTCAGGCCCCCAAGCAGGTCAGGCTTCATCAGTGCCTAACCAGAATGCTCATGTGCCACTGCAGCTGCCTCAGACCCCA CTATCTGCAAAGCCATCTCTGACAGCAGATGGTCAGGTATCCTCTCCGGCTTCAGTCAACAGCAGCGCTGATCCCAGTTCCCAGCTCGCCCTGGCAGATGGCCCTGCTCCCAGCCAGGAAGACATTAAAATGGAGGtgaagaagcaggaggaggatgacgaAGGGGCTGATACACAAGGAGAGGGCAAAGGGAAGATGGGCAAGGGTCAGCCTGATGTGAAGACGGAGGAGAAACCTGAG ataaagaaagagaagtCATCAGGAGATGGTTGTAAAGGTGAGCCCATGGATACATCTTCCTCAGTGTCGTCGTCAGTAGCAACAGGTGAAGACAAGAAGCCGGAGGTGAAGAAAGAAcccaaagaggaagaggaggggtcAGGGTCAACAGGAACCAACAGCTCCCCAGCCAGCACTCAGAGCAAGAAGAAAA TCTTTAAGCCGGAGGAGCTGCGTCAGGCTCTGATGCCCACCCTGGAAGCTTTGTACCGGCAGGACCCTGAGTCCCTTCCCTTCCGTCAGCCGGTGGACCCCCAGTTACTGGGAATACCC GACTACTTTGACATTGTGAAGAACCCCATGGACCTGTCGACCATCAAGAGGAAGCTGGACACGGGACAGTACCAAGAGCCATGGCAGTACGTTGAGGATATCTGGCTGATGTTCAACAACGCCTGGCTGTACAACCGCAAGACTTCCCGTGTCTACAAGTACTGCTCCAAGCTGGCTGAGGTGTTTGAGTCGGAGATTGACCCCGTCATGCAGGGCCTAGGGTACTGTTgtgggaggaag TTTGAGTTTTCTCCCCAAACTCTTTGCTGCTATGGAAAACAATTATGCACCATCCAACGTGACGCTGCCTACTTTAGCTACCAGAACAG TTCACCAAAATATGGGCTTCTTGCTGACAGGTACCACTTCTGTGAGAAGTGTTTCAACGAAATCCAGGGCGAGAGCGTTTCCCTGGGTGACGACCCCTCCCAGCCTCAGAC GTCCATCAACAAAGACCAGTTCCAGCGAAAGAAGAACGACACACTTGATCCTGAGTT GCTTGTGGAATGTATTGACTGCGGTCGTAAAATGCACCAGATCTGTGTCCTGCATCATGAAACCATATGGCCTTCAGG CTTTGTGTGCGACAACTGCCTCAAAAAGGCAAATAAGACAAGGAAGGAGAACAAATACGCAGCTAAAA GGCTTCCCCAAACCAAGTTGGGGAGCTTTTTGGAGACACGAGTGAACGACTACCTCAAGCGCCAGAGCCACCCCGAGTCTGGTGAGGTCACCATCCGAGTGGTCCACGTCTCAGACAAGGTGGTCGAGGTCAAGCCAGGCATGAAGTCCAG gtTTGTGGACAGTGGAGAGATGGCCGAGTCCTTCCCATACAGGATGAAAGCCTTGTTTGCGTTTGAGGACATCGACGgagcagatgtgtgttttttcgGCATGCACGTTCAAGAGTACGGCTCAGACTGCCCGCCTCCCAATCAGAGACGAGTGTACATCTCTTACCTGGACAGCGTGCACTTCTTCAGACCTCGACACCTCAGGACCACTGTCTACCATGAGATCCTGATAGGCTACCTGGAGTATGTCAGGAGGCAGGG GTTTACCACAGGTCATATCTGGGCCTGTCCGCCCAGTGAAGGGGATGATTACATCTTCCACTGTCACCCAGCGGACCAGAAGATCCCCAAGCCAAAACGCCTGCAGGAGTGGTACAAGAAGATGCTGGACAAGGCTGTTGCTGAGCGCATTGTCCATGATTACAAG GACATCTTTAAGCAGGCGACAGAGGACCGGCTGACCAGTGCCAAGGAGCTGCCATATTTTGAAGGTGATTTCTGGCCCAACGTTCTGGAGGAGAGCATCaaggagctggagcaggaggaagaggagaggaagagggaggagaacaGCACCTCCAACGAGAGCACAGAT GCCACGAAAGGAGACAGCAAGAATGCCAAAAAGAAGAACAATAAAAAGACAAGCAAGAACAAGAGCAGCTTGAGCCGAGCCAATAAGAAGAAACCAGGGATGCCCAATGTTTCCAATGACCTTTCTCAGAAACTCTACGCCACCATGGAGAAACATAAGGAG GTCTTCTTCGTCATCCGCCTCATTGCCGGCCCCACCGCCAACTCCCTGCCCCCCATCACTGACTCGGACCCCCTGATGGCCTGCGACCTGATGGACGGACGCGACGCCTTCCTGACTCTGGCCAGGGACAAGCACCTGGAGTTCAGCTCTCTCAGGAGGTCCAAGTGGAGCTCCATGTGTATGTTGGTGGAGCTGCACAACCAGAGCCAGGACCGCTTCGTCTACACCTGCAATGAGTGTAAACACCACGTGGAGACCCGCTTCCACTGCACTGTCTGCGAG GATTACGACTTGTGCATCACCTGCTACAACACTAAAGGTCATGAGCACAAGATGGATAAGCTGGGCCTGGGATTGGACGACGACAGCAACAACCAGTCGGCAGCAGCTACCCAGAGCCCCGGAGACTCCCGCCGCCTAAGCATCCAGCGCTGCATCCAGTCGCTGGTCCATGCATGCCAGTGCCGCAACGCCAACTGTTCCCTGCCGTCCTGCCAGAAGATGAAGCGCGTTGTCCAGCATACAAAAGGCTGCAAGCGCAAGACGAATGGCGGCTGCCCCATCTGCAAGCAGCTCATCGCTCTATGTTGCTACCATGCCAAACACTGTCAGGAGAACAAATGTCCGGTCCCGTTCTGCCTGAACATCAAACAGAAACtacggcagcagcagctgcagcacagactcCAACAGGCTCAGATGTTGAGGAGAAGAATGGCCAGCATGCAGAGGGTGGGGCAGCCGGCTGGAGGGCCACCGGGAGGGCCTGTGGTTGGACTTCCATCACCAGGAAACAATGGCACCACGGCACCGAGTACACCGACATCTGGGGGAACGCAACCCCCTACTCCCCAGACCCCAACTCAGACCATGCCTCCAGTCCCACAGCAGGGAATGGGCCCAGGACCTGGAGTccaacagccacagcagcaccagcagcagcagcagcagctgcagcccgCTGGGATGCACTCACAAGGTGGCATGCCTCCTCAGCACACCCTTCACCACCAGTTTCCGCAGAtggcaggtggaggtggaggtggtggggcTGGGGGGATAATGAGTTCTCCCCAACATCAACAGCAGATGCTTCCTcaggtccagcagcagcagcaaagtgGAGCAGGGACCAACCCTCAGCAGCTCCAACAGCACCCCAACAATTTGCCTCCGTATGGCAGCAGACCCCCGGGCTCCTCCCCAATCCACCAGTCCCAGGGCAAACCTGTCCTTGGCTCTGCAACGCCTCCCCAGCAGCAGCCTGGTGGCACTGTCATGGCTGGAAGTGTTGGAGGGCAGCAACCTCCTAGCCAGCCCCAGGGCCAGCCTCCActttcacagcagcaacagcagcctccGTCTGGCCCTCCACCGGCAGCAGTAGAAATTGCCATGAAGATCCAACAGGTAGCTGATGCTCAGAGGAAGATGGCTCTGCAAAGACAAGCGGCCCAGGCAGCTGCAGGCTTGATGCCTCCTCTGCCGCACCATCAGCAGGGTCAAGGTCAGCAGATGGGCATGGGACACCCAGGGGCAGTAGGGATGGTTGGACCCCAGGGCATGCCACcgcagacagcagcagtggcaaCTGCTCGGGCCCACATGGATCAACAACAGGGTGCTCCGCCAGGGATTATGGTTGGCGCTGGGGGGCCCATGCAGCAGCCCCCTCAGCAGGGTAACCTGCCCCAGGGCCAGATCCCCTCTCaggtgcagctgcagcagcagaggatggGTGCACCACTTCAaaaccctcagcagcagcaacagcagtggGCAGGCCAGGGGATGCCACCCCAGCAGAGACAAGCTATGATGAACCAAATGGGCCATCCAGCCATGATGGCAgctcagcaacagcaacagcagcagcaattgcaacaacaacaacagcaacagcagcaccaACAAGCTCAGGGCCACGCTGCCTTGATAAACATggcacaacagcagcagcagcagcagcaaggtgCTGGTGGGGGCGTCCCAGGGGGAGCTGtccctggagctgctggtgttCCAGGGGCTGGTGCTGCTGGTGGGAACATCCCCCAGGCAGCCCTCCAGGACCTGTTACGGACTCTCCGCTCGCCCAGCTCACcactccagcagcagcaagtCCTCAACATCTTGCGGTCTAATCCACAGCTCATGGCTGCTTTTATTAAGCAGAGGGCCTCCAAATACAAGGGGGTGCAGGGGGGCCCTGGTGGACCAGGTGGTGTGCCAGGAGGTCCTGGTCCCACAGGGGGTCCTGTTGGTAATGTCATGGCAGGAGGGGGCCCACAGGTAAACATGAATGCTGCAGGTGCCGGTCAGCCAGGGATGCACATGGGGGGTCAGGGAGGGACAAATGTCAACATGGCCACCATGGCCCAGCTACAGCAagtacaacagcagcagcagcaacaacaactgcaacagcagcagcagttacaacagcagcagaggccaatGCTCAGTgggttacagcagcagcaagtggcagcacttcagcagcagcaacaacaacagcagcagcagcaagggggagggaggggtatGCAGGGCCAGGGGCCACAGATGGGAAACCTCAACACTACTCAGTTTAGAGAGATGCTCATGAGACGgcatctccagcagcagcaacaacaacaacagcaacagcagcaacaacaacagcagcaacaacaaatgGGAGTAAATCACGGTCAGTTCCAGCAGCCGCAGCCACCGCAGGGGCAGGGCTACATGGGACAGCCTGGGATGCAGCCTCCTACAGTGGGTCAGGGCCCACCCGGAGGTCCACCTCTTGGGCCCCAGCAGCCTGGTGGTCCCCCAGGCCAGCAGGGGCAGGGTTACCCAGGGTCTGTGGCCCAGCAGCAGGCCGCAGCTGCACTCCAGCATAGgctccagcaccagcaccacctccagatgcagcagcagaatgccaTGGCTGGCCTGCCAGGGGGCGATGCAGGGCCAGGTGGAGGGGGTGTAGGAGGTCCTCAGCAGCCACCTCAGGGCCCTCAGCCCCCTCAAAGCGGGCCCCCACCTCCATCTTCTCAGGCCCTGCTCCAACAGGCCCTCCACCAGAGgcttctccagcagcagcagcagcatctgggCCCTGGGGGGTCACCAGCCCAGCACAGCAATCCCATGAGTCCTCAGCAGCCGCAGCAGATGGCCCAGTCCCCGCACCCACATCTGCAGGGCCAGCCATTGCCCACCTCCTTGGCCAACCAGGTGCGGTCCCCGCAGCCCTCCCCCAGACCCCAGTCCCAGCCGCCACACTCAAGCCCGTCTCCGCGCATGCAGCCCCAGCCCTCCCCACATCACATCTCTCCCCAGATGCAGACGGGTTCCCCACACCCAGGCCACCTGAACCAGCACCACCCTGGCATGGTGGTCCctccacaacaacagcaacagccaCCGAcccaacagcagcaacagaactCTATGGAGCAGTTTGGGTCAGACCAGAATGCCATGTTATCTCAGCTGAGCGGCATGGCCGGTCTCCACGGGCCGGGGGGCAGCGGTCAGGACCCACTGGGCCAGAATATGAATCACAACCCTTTAGACATCATGTAG